One window from the genome of Sphingomicrobium arenosum encodes:
- a CDS encoding fatty acyl-AMP ligase: MNRVADLTDLDQQDELAPEGTTPTRDTLQRRIADFATLGEALDYAARGRRGMNFHDARGRLVAVLPYSQLQRDALAHAQRFMGLGLEPGMRVALVAETNPDFAACFFGAVYAGLWPVPLPLPTSFGGRDAYTEQLKVMLTSSDPQLFLYPEEMESFCTPAGDLKNVPHRTWESLHDVAVDERDLPQADPDAIAYLQYSSGSTRFPHGVAVTHRQLLDNLRAHGLGLQVGDRDTDRCISWLPWYHDMGLVGCMLSPMANQLSVDYMKTEDFARRPLTWLDLISRNPGTTLSYSPTFGYDICARRISTKTKAEDRFDLSRWRIAGNGADMIRPDVMQSFVDAYAPAGFDPKAFCPSYGLAEATLAVSLMPPGEGIKLELVEEEKLAGGAPAPGGEDRPQRYRAIVNCGKAVEGMEIEIRDHDDNVLPDHSVGRVLVRGGSVMTGYFRDEESTKACLSDDGWLDTGDMGYLSNDYIFIVGRAKDMIIINGRNHWPQDIEWAVEQLPGFKSGDIAAFALTTETGEELPAVLVHCRVSDLAERGKLRDEIKERVRSITGISPIVELVPPRSLPRTSSGKLSRVKARNMYVSGEIQPVDIAA; the protein is encoded by the coding sequence ATGAACAGGGTAGCCGATTTGACCGATCTCGATCAGCAGGATGAACTCGCGCCCGAGGGCACGACCCCGACACGCGACACCCTGCAACGCCGGATTGCCGACTTCGCGACCTTGGGCGAAGCGCTCGACTATGCTGCGCGCGGACGCCGCGGCATGAATTTCCACGATGCGCGTGGTCGTCTCGTCGCGGTGCTGCCCTACAGCCAGTTGCAGCGCGATGCGCTGGCGCATGCGCAGCGCTTCATGGGGCTCGGCCTCGAGCCCGGCATGCGCGTCGCGCTGGTCGCCGAGACCAATCCCGATTTCGCCGCCTGCTTCTTCGGCGCGGTCTATGCCGGCCTATGGCCCGTGCCGCTGCCGCTGCCGACCAGCTTTGGCGGGCGCGACGCCTATACCGAACAGCTCAAGGTCATGCTGACCAGCTCGGATCCGCAGCTCTTCCTTTATCCCGAGGAAATGGAAAGCTTCTGCACGCCCGCGGGCGATCTCAAGAACGTGCCGCACCGGACGTGGGAGTCGCTGCACGACGTCGCCGTCGACGAGCGCGATCTGCCGCAGGCCGATCCCGATGCCATCGCCTATCTCCAGTACAGCTCGGGCTCGACCCGTTTCCCTCATGGCGTGGCGGTGACCCATCGCCAGTTGCTCGACAATCTTCGCGCCCACGGACTCGGCCTCCAGGTCGGGGATCGCGATACCGACCGCTGCATCAGCTGGCTGCCCTGGTATCACGACATGGGCCTTGTCGGCTGCATGCTCAGCCCGATGGCGAACCAGCTGTCGGTCGACTACATGAAGACCGAGGATTTCGCGCGGCGTCCGTTGACCTGGCTCGACCTCATCAGCCGCAATCCGGGCACCACACTATCCTATTCGCCGACCTTCGGTTACGACATTTGCGCGCGCCGCATCTCGACCAAGACCAAGGCGGAGGATCGCTTCGACCTGTCGCGCTGGCGCATCGCCGGCAATGGCGCCGACATGATCCGCCCCGACGTGATGCAGAGTTTCGTCGACGCCTATGCGCCCGCAGGCTTCGATCCCAAGGCCTTCTGCCCGAGCTACGGTCTCGCCGAGGCCACGCTCGCGGTGTCGCTGATGCCGCCGGGCGAAGGCATCAAGCTCGAGCTGGTCGAGGAAGAGAAGCTGGCCGGCGGCGCTCCCGCCCCGGGCGGCGAGGACCGTCCTCAGCGCTATCGTGCCATCGTCAATTGCGGCAAGGCGGTCGAGGGCATGGAGATCGAGATCCGCGACCATGACGACAATGTCCTGCCCGATCACAGCGTCGGGCGCGTGCTGGTGCGCGGTGGCTCGGTCATGACCGGTTATTTCCGCGACGAGGAATCGACCAAGGCCTGCCTGTCGGACGACGGCTGGCTCGACACCGGCGACATGGGATATCTGTCGAACGACTACATCTTCATCGTCGGCCGCGCCAAGGACATGATCATCATCAACGGCCGCAATCATTGGCCGCAGGACATCGAATGGGCGGTCGAGCAGCTCCCCGGCTTCAAGTCGGGCGACATCGCCGCCTTCGCGCTGACCACGGAAACGGGCGAGGAACTGCCCGCCGTGCTGGTCCACTGCCGCGTCTCCGACCTCGCCGAACGCGGCAAGCTGCGCGACGAGATCAAGGAACGCGTCCGCTCGATCACCGGCATCAGCCCGATCGTCGAACTCGTCCCCCCCCGCAGCCTTCCCCGCACCAGCTCGGGCAAGCTGTCCCGCGTCAAGGCACGCAACATGTACGTCTCCGGCGAAATTCAACCCGTCGACATCGCCGCCTAA
- the secE gene encoding preprotein translocase subunit SecE has product MAKTSPAEYISQVRAEARKVVWPTRKETIQTAIMVLIMTTILAFFFLGVDTVFRSIVNFLIGLIG; this is encoded by the coding sequence GTGGCCAAGACGAGCCCCGCCGAGTATATTTCGCAGGTCCGCGCCGAAGCGCGCAAGGTCGTCTGGCCGACCCGCAAGGAAACCATCCAGACGGCGATCATGGTGCTCATCATGACCACGATCCTCGCCTTCTTCTTCCTCGGCGTCGACACCGTCTTCCGTTCGATCGTCAACTTCCTCATCGGCCTCATCGGCTGA
- the nusG gene encoding transcription termination/antitermination protein NusG, translated as MSRWYIIHAYSGFENKVKEAVLAEAKRLGLEEAVERVEVPTETVTEIKRGKKVQSERKFMPGYVLAKLTMTDDVYHLVKNTPKVTGFLGNNAKPQPIPDAQANRMLDTKEETADAPKQKISVDYEIGDNVKVLDGPFASFTGIVEELNFERNMVKVSVSIFGRATPVELEFDQVELVK; from the coding sequence ATGTCCCGCTGGTACATCATCCACGCCTATTCGGGTTTCGAGAACAAGGTGAAGGAAGCCGTCCTCGCCGAAGCCAAGCGCCTCGGCCTCGAGGAAGCGGTCGAGCGCGTCGAAGTGCCGACCGAGACGGTCACCGAGATCAAGCGCGGCAAGAAGGTCCAGAGCGAACGCAAGTTCATGCCGGGCTATGTGCTGGCCAAGCTGACGATGACCGACGACGTCTACCACCTCGTCAAGAACACCCCCAAGGTGACGGGCTTCCTCGGCAACAACGCCAAGCCGCAGCCGATCCCCGACGCGCAGGCCAACCGCATGCTCGACACCAAGGAAGAGACCGCCGACGCGCCCAAGCAGAAGATCAGCGTCGATTACGAGATCGGCGACAACGTCAAGGTGCTCGACGGCCCCTTCGCGAGCTTCACCGGCATCGTCGAAGAGCTCAACTTCGAGCGCAACATGGTCAAGGTCAGCGTCTCGATCTTCGGCCGCGCCACGCCCGTGGAACTGGAATTCGACCAGGTCGAACTGGTCAAGTAA
- a CDS encoding AraC family transcriptional regulator: protein MRDLSLSGAVFLDGELAGDWSVRSQMEPADFPDQMAPDARMISYHFIRQGPVRCRIEGGEEVLLDAGDLVVLTRNDAHFLSSGETVDAVDAKVAMGRPDDEGIHRVRLPGERDRRALYCGFLGGSDHPLLDALPALMVVRTKDHADWIERTFRLIVEDLRTASPVMVAQLAAGIFVEAVRRFVAEHHDGEEMLAALSDPVVGKTLSAIHADLAREIASDTLAAQVGVSRSVMMERFSKALGCGPTSYRNRLRLATAARALRTSDRPVSQIGFAAGYESEEGFSRAFKKAYGVSPSKYRIFSSKEGA from the coding sequence TTGCGCGACCTGTCCCTGTCGGGAGCGGTGTTCCTCGATGGCGAGTTGGCGGGCGACTGGTCGGTGCGCAGCCAGATGGAGCCGGCCGATTTCCCTGATCAGATGGCGCCCGACGCGCGCATGATCAGCTATCATTTCATTCGCCAGGGGCCGGTGCGGTGCCGGATCGAGGGAGGCGAGGAGGTCCTGTTGGACGCCGGCGATCTCGTCGTGCTGACGCGCAACGATGCGCATTTCCTGTCCTCGGGCGAAACCGTCGATGCGGTCGATGCCAAGGTAGCGATGGGACGGCCTGACGACGAGGGCATCCATCGCGTGCGGTTGCCCGGCGAACGGGATCGGCGCGCGCTCTACTGCGGCTTCTTGGGCGGCAGCGATCATCCGCTGCTCGACGCCTTGCCCGCATTGATGGTGGTGCGCACCAAGGACCATGCCGATTGGATCGAGCGGACTTTTCGTCTGATCGTCGAGGACTTGCGAACGGCCTCGCCGGTGATGGTGGCGCAACTGGCGGCAGGGATCTTCGTGGAAGCGGTGCGGCGGTTCGTTGCCGAGCATCATGATGGAGAAGAGATGCTGGCGGCGCTCTCCGATCCGGTGGTGGGGAAGACATTGTCGGCGATCCATGCCGACCTTGCGCGAGAGATTGCGAGCGATACGCTGGCCGCGCAGGTCGGTGTATCGCGCAGCGTGATGATGGAGCGATTTTCAAAAGCGCTTGGATGCGGCCCGACCAGCTATCGCAATCGCCTGCGCCTCGCGACCGCCGCGCGGGCCTTGCGGACCAGCGACCGGCCCGTCTCCCAGATCGGCTTCGCGGCGGGTTATGAAAGCGAAGAGGGCTTCAGCCGCGCCTTCAAGAAGGCCTATGGCGTATCGCCGTCGAAGTATCGGATATTCAGCTCAAAAGAAGGGGCCTGA
- a CDS encoding OsmC family protein, producing the protein MNEQTSISAPVVNGIDLGVVGAIAEAVVADPAAAEARFAVTTEWRGQCRSISRTRSMSIGGQQIERRHAIAADEPHEMLGGDEAPNPQELLLAALNACILVGFVTAAAAEGITLSHLSVDSEGALDLRGFLDPESGIAPGVDKLVTRVSIDGNGTDAQFEAILDHVRKVSPNHFHLTRPIPVECSVARG; encoded by the coding sequence ATGAACGAACAGACTTCCATCTCGGCGCCCGTCGTTAACGGGATCGACCTCGGCGTCGTCGGCGCGATCGCCGAGGCCGTCGTTGCCGATCCGGCAGCCGCCGAGGCCCGATTTGCCGTCACGACCGAGTGGCGCGGCCAGTGCCGATCGATCAGCCGCACCCGCTCGATGAGCATCGGCGGTCAGCAGATCGAACGTCGCCACGCGATTGCGGCGGACGAACCGCATGAGATGCTCGGCGGGGACGAGGCGCCCAACCCGCAGGAACTTTTGCTCGCCGCGCTCAACGCCTGCATCCTCGTGGGGTTCGTGACGGCCGCCGCCGCCGAAGGCATCACCTTGTCGCATCTGTCGGTGGATAGCGAAGGCGCGCTCGACCTGCGCGGTTTCCTCGATCCCGAGAGCGGCATCGCTCCGGGGGTCGACAAGCTGGTCACTCGCGTGAGCATCGACGGCAACGGTACCGACGCGCAATTCGAGGCAATTCTCGATCATGTTCGCAAGGTCTCGCCCAACCACTTCCACCTGACCCGTCCCATCCCGGTGGAATGCAGCGTCGCGCGCGGCTGA
- a CDS encoding UrcA family protein, with protein sequence MMNMTLIALAIGAELIPAADPVEPAPIVTDVVVSAVGLDLSTQEDRDALIDRVLAEARKVCGVHDAAATPCHVDVEVLDASPTPALRQIFRDYRAGR encoded by the coding sequence ATGATGAACATGACCCTCATCGCGCTCGCGATTGGCGCGGAGCTCATTCCCGCCGCCGACCCCGTCGAACCAGCGCCGATCGTGACCGACGTCGTCGTTTCGGCAGTCGGCCTGGACCTGTCGACCCAAGAGGACCGCGATGCGTTGATCGACCGGGTGCTGGCAGAAGCGAGAAAAGTCTGCGGAGTCCATGATGCCGCCGCGACGCCTTGCCATGTCGACGTCGAGGTTCTCGACGCGAGCCCGACACCGGCCCTGAGGCAAATTTTTCGAGACTATCGCGCCGGTCGCTGA
- a CDS encoding glycosyltransferase — translation MRYEPADQFDDMPPVRRRFYVGVRSKFLIALAAAFTWMGLSIWLAQPWIRDLGQLTHPVFAWVAIGFIAFVPGFMNGFLIFSLLLDKRPPRRALKEYPGITILIAAYQEEKAIQNTLAAFTRSKYPGPVEVFVLNDGSRDRTAQIARDYIERTAWRPNFDVRLIDFADNRGKSHVLNDGLAMASHELIITLDGDCTLREGSLRAIVERLASDPPLTQAIAGCVLARNPGDSLLAAAQEWDYFHGIAAVKRMQSMYHGTLVAQGAFSLYRKKALLAVGGWPETVGEDIVVTWAMLEKGWRIGYAEDAIVFTEVPTSLKQFALQRKRWSRGLIEAFGRHKKLLFSTRLTGLFIWWNLTFLPLDLVYTFVFIPGIVAALFGYYWIVGPLTVAVLPLAMLWNGVIYRIQKKMFEAQGLRVTRNRRGFVFYCFAYTLIMQPVCVWGYVAELLGLRKKWDTR, via the coding sequence ATGCGTTACGAGCCCGCCGACCAGTTCGACGATATGCCGCCGGTGCGGCGACGGTTTTATGTCGGGGTGCGCTCCAAATTTCTGATCGCGCTGGCGGCGGCCTTTACCTGGATGGGGCTGTCTATCTGGTTGGCGCAGCCGTGGATCCGCGACCTGGGGCAGCTGACGCATCCGGTGTTCGCCTGGGTGGCGATCGGCTTCATCGCCTTCGTGCCGGGCTTCATGAACGGCTTTCTGATCTTTTCGCTGCTGCTCGACAAAAGGCCGCCGCGCCGGGCGCTCAAGGAATATCCGGGGATCACCATCCTGATCGCCGCCTATCAGGAGGAAAAGGCGATCCAGAACACGCTCGCCGCCTTTACCCGGTCGAAATATCCGGGGCCGGTCGAGGTGTTCGTGCTGAACGACGGGTCGCGCGATCGCACGGCGCAGATCGCGCGCGACTATATCGAGCGCACGGCGTGGCGGCCCAATTTCGACGTGCGGCTGATCGACTTTGCCGACAATCGTGGCAAGAGCCATGTGCTCAACGACGGGCTGGCGATGGCGAGCCACGAGCTGATCATCACGCTGGATGGCGACTGCACGCTGCGCGAAGGGAGTTTGCGCGCGATCGTCGAGCGGCTGGCGAGCGACCCGCCGTTGACGCAGGCGATCGCGGGTTGCGTGCTGGCGCGCAATCCGGGCGACAGCCTTCTCGCGGCGGCGCAGGAGTGGGACTATTTCCACGGCATCGCGGCGGTCAAGCGGATGCAGAGCATGTATCACGGCACGCTGGTCGCGCAGGGGGCCTTCTCGCTCTACCGCAAGAAGGCGCTGCTGGCGGTGGGCGGCTGGCCCGAGACGGTGGGCGAGGATATCGTCGTCACCTGGGCGATGCTCGAGAAGGGCTGGCGCATTGGCTATGCCGAGGATGCGATCGTCTTTACCGAAGTGCCGACGAGCCTCAAGCAGTTCGCCCTGCAGCGCAAGCGCTGGTCGCGGGGGCTGATCGAGGCGTTCGGGCGGCACAAGAAGCTGCTTTTCTCGACGCGGCTGACGGGGCTGTTCATCTGGTGGAACCTGACGTTCCTGCCCCTCGACCTCGTCTATACCTTCGTGTTCATTCCGGGGATCGTGGCGGCGCTGTTCGGCTATTATTGGATCGTCGGACCGCTGACGGTGGCGGTGCTGCCGCTGGCGATGCTGTGGAACGGGGTGATCTATCGCATCCAGAAGAAGATGTTCGAAGCGCAAGGGCTGCGCGTGACGCGCAACCGGCGCGGGTTCGTCTTCTATTGTTTCGCCTATACGCTGATCATGCAGCCCGTTTGCGTGTGGGGGTATGTCGCCGAGCTGCTCGGGCTCCGCAAGAAATGGGATACGCGCTAG
- a CDS encoding sensor histidine kinase, with the protein MTDELMRHAVTVADYMPHGMCLLWQPWLVFLWAGSDALIFASYMAIPIALLMVLKRRTDVPHRGIVMLFASFILLCGFTHLFGIVTLWVPIYPYVGVLKLATGIVSTITAILLFRMIPALVALPSPGDLRRANEELIEARDALEAKVAARTAELSDANARLAILTREAVHRSNNLLAVVSSLARQSARDARNIDDYVETFAGRIDALAGATSSVMRGDDKTSQGIETIVRRQLDPLLNVHGDRVRIEGPLVRVGSEAAQQISLALHELATNAQKYGGLDHDEAAILVGWTVEDGRFRLIWVETFDPATGAAPFSSDRVGFGTKLLTRVVPTMLRGTAERTVDAAHFTYTLDVPIEELGAGSEGEGETGLAARIVDETFGADTRA; encoded by the coding sequence ATGACCGACGAGCTGATGCGCCATGCCGTGACGGTGGCCGATTATATGCCCCACGGCATGTGCCTGTTGTGGCAGCCATGGCTCGTCTTCCTCTGGGCGGGCTCGGATGCGCTCATCTTCGCCTCCTACATGGCCATCCCGATCGCGTTGCTCATGGTGCTGAAACGCCGCACCGACGTGCCCCACCGCGGCATCGTCATGCTGTTCGCCAGCTTCATCCTCTTGTGCGGCTTCACCCATCTGTTCGGCATCGTCACCCTGTGGGTGCCCATCTATCCCTATGTCGGCGTCCTAAAGCTCGCCACCGGCATCGTCTCGACCATTACCGCAATCCTGCTGTTCAGGATGATCCCCGCGCTTGTCGCGCTGCCGAGCCCCGGCGATCTGCGCCGCGCCAACGAGGAACTCATCGAGGCCCGCGACGCGCTCGAAGCCAAGGTCGCCGCGCGCACCGCCGAACTGTCCGATGCCAATGCCCGGCTCGCCATTCTCACCCGCGAGGCGGTGCACCGCTCGAACAACCTGCTCGCCGTCGTCTCCTCCCTCGCCCGCCAGAGTGCGCGCGATGCCAGGAACATCGATGACTATGTCGAAACCTTCGCGGGTCGCATCGACGCGCTGGCCGGCGCGACCAGCTCGGTCATGCGCGGCGATGACAAGACCAGCCAGGGCATCGAGACCATCGTTCGGCGCCAACTCGATCCCTTGCTCAACGTGCATGGCGATCGCGTGCGGATCGAGGGGCCGCTCGTGCGCGTCGGCTCCGAAGCGGCGCAACAGATCTCGCTGGCCCTCCATGAACTGGCCACCAATGCGCAGAAATATGGCGGGCTCGATCACGACGAGGCAGCGATCCTCGTCGGCTGGACCGTCGAGGACGGCCGCTTCCGCCTTATCTGGGTGGAAACCTTCGACCCCGCCACGGGCGCCGCCCCCTTCTCCAGCGACCGGGTCGGCTTTGGCACCAAGCTTCTGACCCGCGTCGTGCCGACCATGTTGCGCGGCACCGCCGAGCGCACGGTCGATGCGGCGCATTTCACCTACACGCTCGACGTGCCGATCGAGGAACTGGGCGCGGGCAGCGAAGGCGAGGGCGAGACCGGGCTTGCCGCACGCATCGTCGATGAAACCTTCGGCGCGGACACCAGGGCCTAG
- a CDS encoding ferritin-like domain-containing protein produces MSILKTLTDTTFDSVEGYRRAADKANSPALKAILTEQATKREALVTRMNAELERRGEPLVTKGTAAGKMHQLWVEVTNLFENGDEAATERVEEGEDYLAAKFEEALKMDDLDIDCRPIIEAAYREVKEGERLADMLEKQYD; encoded by the coding sequence ATGTCCATTTTGAAGACCCTCACCGACACCACGTTCGATTCGGTCGAAGGCTATCGCCGCGCCGCCGACAAGGCCAACAGCCCCGCCCTCAAGGCAATCCTGACCGAGCAGGCGACCAAGCGCGAAGCGTTGGTCACGCGAATGAATGCCGAGCTCGAGCGTCGCGGCGAACCGCTCGTGACCAAGGGCACCGCCGCGGGCAAGATGCACCAGCTGTGGGTCGAGGTGACCAACCTGTTTGAAAATGGCGACGAAGCCGCGACCGAACGCGTCGAGGAGGGCGAGGACTATCTCGCCGCCAAGTTCGAGGAAGCGCTCAAGATGGACGATCTCGACATTGACTGTCGCCCGATCATCGAGGCCGCCTACCGCGAGGTCAAGGAAGGCGAACGTCTCGCCGACATGCTCGAAAAGCAGTACGACTAG
- the rplK gene encoding 50S ribosomal protein L11, whose amino-acid sequence MAKKISGYIKLQVPAGVANPSPPIGPALGQRGVNIMEFCKAFNAATQDMEKNMPIPTTITVYADRSFSFTMKTPPASFLLKRAAKLKSGSKEPGKVSAGTIKRSDVAKIAETKMADLNANDIEAATKIIEGSARAMGLEVVEG is encoded by the coding sequence ATGGCGAAGAAGATTTCGGGCTATATCAAGCTCCAGGTGCCTGCGGGCGTCGCCAACCCCTCCCCGCCGATCGGCCCCGCGCTCGGTCAGCGCGGTGTCAACATCATGGAATTCTGCAAGGCCTTCAACGCCGCCACGCAGGACATGGAAAAGAACATGCCGATCCCGACGACCATCACGGTCTATGCGGATCGCAGCTTCAGCTTCACCATGAAGACCCCGCCCGCCAGCTTCCTCCTGAAGCGCGCCGCCAAGCTCAAGTCGGGTTCGAAGGAACCGGGCAAGGTCTCGGCCGGCACGATCAAGCGCAGCGACGTTGCCAAGATCGCGGAAACCAAGATGGCCGACCTCAATGCCAATGACATCGAGGCCGCCACGAAGATCATCGAAGGCTCGGCGCGCGCCATGGGCCTCGAAGTGGTGGAGGGTTAA
- the rplA gene encoding 50S ribosomal protein L1, protein MAKLTKKQKSLLDKVDSEKLYGVDEAIKLVKELATSKFDETVEIAMNLGVDPRHADQMVRGVVAMPSGTGKTLKVAVFAKGDKADAAKEAGADVVGAEDLMEDMQNGNLDYDRVIATPDMMGVVGRLGKVLGPKGLMPNPKLGTVTPNPAEAVKNAKAGEVQYRAEKNGIVHAGIGKASFADKDLKANFDAFVNAIVKAKPSGAKGKYVQKVALSSTMGRGVRIDTAEVEGA, encoded by the coding sequence ATGGCCAAGCTGACCAAGAAGCAGAAGTCGCTCCTCGACAAGGTCGATTCGGAAAAGCTGTACGGCGTCGATGAAGCCATCAAGCTGGTCAAGGAACTGGCGACCTCGAAGTTCGACGAGACCGTCGAGATCGCGATGAACCTCGGTGTCGACCCGCGTCACGCCGACCAGATGGTCCGCGGCGTCGTCGCCATGCCCAGCGGCACCGGCAAGACCTTGAAGGTCGCCGTGTTCGCCAAGGGCGACAAGGCCGACGCGGCCAAGGAAGCCGGCGCGGACGTCGTCGGTGCCGAAGACCTCATGGAAGACATGCAGAACGGCAACCTCGACTATGACCGCGTCATCGCCACGCCGGACATGATGGGTGTCGTCGGTCGCCTCGGCAAGGTGCTGGGTCCCAAGGGCCTGATGCCGAACCCGAAGCTGGGCACGGTCACGCCGAACCCCGCCGAAGCGGTCAAGAACGCCAAGGCCGGCGAAGTCCAGTATCGCGCCGAGAAGAACGGCATCGTCCATGCCGGCATCGGCAAGGCGAGCTTCGCCGACAAGGACCTCAAGGCCAATTTCGATGCGTTCGTGAACGCGATCGTCAAGGCCAAGCCGTCGGGCGCCAAGGGCAAATATGTCCAGAAGGTCGCGCTGTCCTCGACCATGGGTCGCGGCGTGCGCATCGACACCGCCGAGGTCGAAGGCGCCTAA